The following is a genomic window from Shewanella avicenniae.
CTGATGCTGACGCATGAAATCTATTAAGCCGTTAACCAGCTGCCGATTAGCCAGCGCGGGATAACTGATTGGTGCATAGTTGGCACTGCCGCCATCATCCCGTACCGCGGCTTCGGCAATAATGAGATCACCGAGCGCAATATGCGATTGATACGCGCCCGCCGAGCCAACGCGAACCAAATACTTAGCCCCCACACTGCACTAACTCTTCCAGCGCGATAATGGCAGATGGCGCACCGATCCCCGTACTACATACCGTGATTTTCTTGCCCTGTAGCTCACCAGTGATACTGGTAAATTCACGCTGGCTGGCAAGCTGCTTAACATCGTTAAGCAGCACTGCAATGCGGTTAACTCGGGCGGGATCACCACAAAGGATCACTCGTTCACTGACCTGTGCAGGGGTTAATTGAATATGCGCTTGAAGTGTCATGCTGGCTCCTTTGGGTTATATGCGCCTTTCAGCTGTGGCCAGCTCAGTCTGCGACTTGGGGGCTCAGTGCAAAGCGACTACCGTTGAGTTTGGCGGTCGCCATCCAACTTCTAGCACCATTGCCAGCGATAAACAGCAAAATGGTGTACTCAATTGCCATCGCATACACGCCCTGGGCGGCATACACCCCCACACTAATGATGTTCACCAATACCCACAGCCACCAGTTTTCCACGTATTTGCGGGTCATCAACACTTGAGCTATCAGTGACAACACTGTGATCATCGCATCCCATAACGGGAATTCGTCGGGCGCCAATTCAGGCATGGCGATATTCGCGTCGAGCAGATTGAGTGCTTCTACCGTGCTGGTAGCCAAGGCGGCAAACACGGGATCGATATAACGGCTGAGCAATCCCACCGCTGCAATAGCGATACCTACCGTCAACAGCAGCCACTGGCGTGATAACCAACGCACTTTCAGCGGCTTGCCACCGTCACTCGGATGAGTCCAGGCATACCAGCCATACACATTGGCGCAGAAGAAAAACAGCTGCAGCAGTAGCAAGCCATACAGCTGAATTTGAAAGAAGATCACCGCAAACAGGCTAACGTTGATCAGACCAAAAGGATAATTGAGGGTCTTTTCTTGGCTGGCGAGCCAGATACACAGCAAGCCAAATACCGTACCGACCGCTTCAATCCATGACATGGCATAACCGCCGCCAAGCGGGATAGTCACCAGTGTATTGTTGATATCAAACCAACTGACAATGTCCATCTTTTGTCCTTTCAACTGCAGTTAAGCCGCTATTTTTTCACGGAATGAGCGCCGTGGCTATCAATGGCAGATGATGTGATTGTGCCAGCAAGGGGGATGAACAACGGCGAGAACGAACAAAAGCTGATTGGGAAAAGAAACGATGTACTGGGATGCAGATGCACTAAGAAGCGCTGAGAAGAAAACAAGCATGTTGCTGGCAAGTTTCCCAACCAGCAACGACTAAGCCAGTATTATTTAAATACGCAGTGTTTGGCGTAATCTTTGGCTTCATTGGCGGTCCAATCACCACTGTCTTTTTCTTTCATCTGCTTGCACCAAGCATCACTGCCCACTTCAGGTGCACAGGCGCTCAACCAAGTTACCGCACACAGGCTCAGCATCAACATTGCGAATTTTTTCATGACCTAGATTCCTTGTGAGAGTCTGATTGTAATTACTCAACGTGAGAGCGCTTACAAATCCAATTAATCGCTTCTTGTTTGCGCTCCAGCGGATACCATGCAATTTCGCCACTGACGAACGGGCCAAGCAAGCGCACCGCATTGCCCACCCAATCAGGGCCACCCACAAATACCAATGCATCAAATGCGGGCAACTGCACTTCACCAACCCCTGAAAGCGACTGCATATCCCAACCTTCCAGCAATACGTCAGCTTCAATATAGAGACATACTTGTCCCCAATCTTGACGATAGCCTTTAATAGCAGGTTGTAGTTTGGTGCGATAATCCAGCGCAGAGATACGTCCACTGGCAAATAAACTGATAATCCCTTTGGAGATATCAGGGATCTGACACAACATATAGATTGGCTCCAAAACTCGGAAACGCGACCGGGCGAATAATAACAGTGTTAGACTGCACTTGCTAACAACATCGTTCGATTGCCGATGTTCCAATGAATGACTTTAACTGGCGGTAGTTTGCCAATGATTACCATATCAAACCGTGTGCAAGTTTCAGAAAATGAGATCGAATGGCAGTTTATTCGAGCCAGTGGCGCCGGTGGTCAACATATCAATAAAGTCTCCACCGCGGTGCAGCTGATTTTCGATATTCGTGCTTCGAGCCTGCCCGAGTTTTATCAACAAAAGCTGCTGACCTTAAACGACCATCGTATTACCCAAAGTGGCAAGGTGATCATCAAGTGCCAGCAAAGCCGCAGCCAGGACGCCAACCGACAACAAGCGTTAAGCCAATTTGTTGAGTTGCTACAATCGGTGACGCTGGTGCAAAAGCGCCGCATTGCCACCAAAGCCAGCTATTCCAGCCAACAACGACGCATCGACAGCAAAAAAAAGCATGGCAACACTAAGGCACTACGGCAGCAAAAATTTAGCGGCTGATCATCGACAAAGCCGGTGGGAAGTGCTCAAATCAGAAGCACCCGCCACAGTGCTAAGGCAATAACATCATGCGAAATAAAGGAAAAGTTCTGCTGCTCAATGGCCCCAACCTCAACTTGTTAGGTCGCCGTGAACCAGAGATTTATGGAAGCCAAACGCTAGACGACATCATAGGTTTACTGCATGCCCAAGCTTCTGGTGGTGGAGTTCAACTGGATCATCTGCAGTCCAACGCAGAATACGAATTGATTGAAGCCATTCACGCTACCGATGCGGCGATTGCGGTCATCAATCCAGGCGGTTTAACCCATACCAGCGTGGCATTACGCGATGCTTTCTTGGGGGTGGATTTACCTTTTATTGAGGTGCATCTGTCTAACATTCATGCCCGCGAGCCGTTCCGCCACCACTCATTTTTATCCGATAAAGCGCTGGGCGTCATTGCTGGCCTAGGAGCACAAGGGTACGAGTTTGCGCTCACTGCCGCGATGCGACATCTGAAAAAAGCAGGCTAATCCTGTTCAAAAGACACCATTGAACTGCCACTTAGCGGTTCAATGGTTGATACATTTCCGTTTGCCAATCAAAGCGATAACGCTGCCCTTGCCACTCGTACTCAGTGCCATTTTCGGTTTGAATCACCCGAGCATTTGCGGGCAAACTTCGCACGCTCGGCAATGCCATCGCCTGTGCTGCCTTGGCTGCCTCTTCACTATCGGCAATGCGTAACACCTGTTGTGCCACTGATTCGTTGGCATAAGCATCGGCACTGTTCTCTGCCGCTAACGCATTTTCATGCTCAAAGGTTGCCGAATATATCGGCGTATTCAACGATGTAGTAACTGGCGTCAAACTGACATTCGGTGCGTAAGGGGTGTAATAAGGATTGCTGGCATATGGGGTTGGATAATAATCCGCTTGCGACTGACGGATAATTTCCGGCAATACCAGTAAGGTGGAGAGCCCTAAATACCAACCCCAATCACTGTGATGATGATGTCGATAGCTATGGTGACGTGGATAGAAATTATCTCGATGTCCCGCCATTGCCGGTGCACTGGCACTTGCCAGCAACACGGTGGCGCATAAGGCATGGGTTATCAGTTGCGACTTCATAAATCACCTCGCGTTCAAGCTCGGCCACTATTTTAGCGCGATTGATATTTGCGCGCATAATTAATTCGAACAAGCACGGATTGGCTTTCTGCTTTTGCGAGCCTAAATGGTTAACCGTGCGCCAGAAAAATGCTATAGTGCGCCACATCACATTTTTGCATATTCAAACCGGTATCCACATGAGTTTTAAGGATTTACGCAGCTTTCTAAATCACTTAGAAAGTCAGGGAGAGTTAAAACGTATTAGCCACCCTGTCGATCCGCACTTAGAGATGACAGAAATTGGCGATCGCGTTTTGCGTAACGGTGGTCCGGCGTTGCTGTTTGAGAACCCCATCGGCAAATCGATGCCGGTGCTGCTCAACCTGTTTGGCACGCCAAAACGGGTGGCAATGGCGCTGGGAAAAGATGACCCGTTAGCCCTGCGTGAAGTGGGCGAACTGCTGTCGTTTTTGAAAGAACCTGAGCCACCACGCGGCTTTAAAGATGCCATTGAAAAGCTGCCACTGTTTAGGCAAGCGCTAAACATGCCACCGAAAACAGTGCGCAAAGCGCCATGTCAGGAAGTGGTCATCAGTGGTGATGATGTCGATCTCACTCAACTGCCAGTACAACATTGCTGGCCGGGTGATGCTGCGCCCTTGGTCACTTGGGGGTTAACCATCACCAAAGGCCCGCGGCAGAAGCGGCAAAATATCGGCATCTATCGCCAGCAGTTGTTGGGTAAAAATAAGCTGATCATGCGTTGGCTGTCCCATCGTGGCGGTGCCCTCGATTTCCAAGATTTCAAAGAGAAATTTCCCGGCGAAAAATATCCGGTGGTGGTGGCACTGGGCAGCGATCCTGTCACTATTCTGGGTGCTGTGACACCTGTGCCCGATGGCATGAGTGAATACGCGTTTGCGGGTTTACTGCGCGGTGAACGCACCGAAGTGACTAAATCACTCACCTGTGATTTAGAAGTGCCCGCCACCAGCGAAATCATTCTCGAAGGCTATATCGATCCCGACGAGATGG
Proteins encoded in this region:
- a CDS encoding phosphorylase family protein, with product MTLQAHIQLTPAQVSERVILCGDPARVNRIAVLLNDVKQLASQREFTSITGELQGKKITVCSTGIGAPSAIIALEELVQCGG
- the pnuC gene encoding nicotinamide riboside transporter PnuC — translated: MDIVSWFDINNTLVTIPLGGGYAMSWIEAVGTVFGLLCIWLASQEKTLNYPFGLINVSLFAVIFFQIQLYGLLLLQLFFFCANVYGWYAWTHPSDGGKPLKVRWLSRQWLLLTVGIAIAAVGLLSRYIDPVFAALATSTVEALNLLDANIAMPELAPDEFPLWDAMITVLSLIAQVLMTRKYVENWWLWVLVNIISVGVYAAQGVYAMAIEYTILLFIAGNGARSWMATAKLNGSRFALSPQVAD
- a CDS encoding DUF3012 domain-containing protein yields the protein MKKFAMLMLSLCAVTWLSACAPEVGSDAWCKQMKEKDSGDWTANEAKDYAKHCVFK
- a CDS encoding SpoIIAA family protein, which gives rise to MLCQIPDISKGIISLFASGRISALDYRTKLQPAIKGYRQDWGQVCLYIEADVLLEGWDMQSLSGVGEVQLPAFDALVFVGGPDWVGNAVRLLGPFVSGEIAWYPLERKQEAINWICKRSHVE
- the arfB gene encoding alternative ribosome rescue aminoacyl-tRNA hydrolase ArfB produces the protein MITISNRVQVSENEIEWQFIRASGAGGQHINKVSTAVQLIFDIRASSLPEFYQQKLLTLNDHRITQSGKVIIKCQQSRSQDANRQQALSQFVELLQSVTLVQKRRIATKASYSSQQRRIDSKKKHGNTKALRQQKFSG
- the aroQ gene encoding type II 3-dehydroquinate dehydratase produces the protein MRNKGKVLLLNGPNLNLLGRREPEIYGSQTLDDIIGLLHAQASGGGVQLDHLQSNAEYELIEAIHATDAAIAVINPGGLTHTSVALRDAFLGVDLPFIEVHLSNIHAREPFRHHSFLSDKALGVIAGLGAQGYEFALTAAMRHLKKAG
- the ubiD gene encoding 4-hydroxy-3-polyprenylbenzoate decarboxylase → MSFKDLRSFLNHLESQGELKRISHPVDPHLEMTEIGDRVLRNGGPALLFENPIGKSMPVLLNLFGTPKRVAMALGKDDPLALREVGELLSFLKEPEPPRGFKDAIEKLPLFRQALNMPPKTVRKAPCQEVVISGDDVDLTQLPVQHCWPGDAAPLVTWGLTITKGPRQKRQNIGIYRQQLLGKNKLIMRWLSHRGGALDFQDFKEKFPGEKYPVVVALGSDPVTILGAVTPVPDGMSEYAFAGLLRGERTEVTKSLTCDLEVPATSEIILEGYIDPDEMAVEGPYGDHTGYYNETDKFPVFTVTHMTHRKDAIYHSTYTGRPPDEPAMLGLALNEVFVPILRKQYPEIVDFYLPPEGCSYRMAVISMRKQYAGHAKRVMMGAWSFLRQFMYTKFIVVVDDDVNCRDWKDVIWAITTRMDPIRDTVLMDNTPIDYLDFASPVAGLGSKMGLDATNKWPGETQREWGTPIKMDDAVKQKIDQIWDKLGIDDAPTL